The Erigeron canadensis isolate Cc75 chromosome 4, C_canadensis_v1, whole genome shotgun sequence genome window below encodes:
- the LOC122597916 gene encoding endoglucanase 8-like produces MAPKPVTSPAVFAIFTLFLLFSSSVTAHDYSDALRKCILFFEGQRSGRLPPDQRVRWRSHSALHDGSTAGVDLRGGYYDAGDNIKFGFPMAFTTTLLAWSVIDFGRIMGNELGNAVKAVKWGTDYLLKATATEGVVYVQVGDAYSDHNCWERPEDMDTLRTVYKIDRNHPGSDVAGETAAALAAASIVFRSRDPTYSRILLNRAVKVFRFADTYRGAYSNYLHSAVCPFYCDNNGYEDELLWAAAWLHKASRRRQYREYIIRNEVILRAGDTINEFGWDNKHAGINVLISKEVLMGKSPDLKSFQNNADAFICSLLPGTAHLQVQYSPGGLIFKAGGSNMQHVTSLSFLLLAYSNYLSHANHVVPCSDKSASPALLKSLARRQVNYILGDNPMRMSYMVGYGPRYPQRIHHRGSSLPSVRVHPARIGCKAGSRYFFSPDPNPNVLVGAVVGGPNTTDAFPDSRPFFQESEPTTYINAPLVGLLAYFAAHP; encoded by the exons ATGGCGCCAAAACCGGTCACTTCTCCGGCGGTTTTCGCCATTTTTACTCTCTTTTTGCTTTTTTCATCTTCCGTCACCGCACATGATTATTCAGATGCTCTACGGAAATGCATTTTGTTCTTTGAAGGTCAGCGTTCCGGCAGACTCCCGCCGGATCAACGTGTCCGGTGGCGCAGTCATTCCGCATTGCACGACGGTTCTACTGCCGGA GTGGATTTAAGGGGAGGATACTATGACGCAGGGGACAACATAAAATTCGGGTTTCCAATGGCATTTACAACCACATTGCTGGCGTGGAGCGTAATCGATTTCGGGCGAATAATGGGGAATGAATTAGGGAACGCCGTGAAAGCCGTAAAATGGGGAACGGATTATTTACTAAAAGCAACGGCAACAGAGGGTGTGGTTTATGTACAAGTTGGTGATGCGTATTCTGATCATAATTGTTGGGAAAGACCAGAAGATATGGATACTTTAAGAACTGTTTATAAAATTGATCGAAACCATCCTGGATCTGACGTGGCTGGTGAAACTGCTGCTGCTTTGGCCGCTGCTTCTATTGTTTTCCGGTCACGTGACCCTACTTACTCACGTATTCTTCTCAATCGTGCTGTTAAG GTCTTTCGGTTTGCTGACACATACAGAGGTGCCTACAGCAATTATTTACACTCGGCTGTTTGCCCTTTTTACTGTGACAACAATGGTTATGAG GATGAATTGTTATGGGCAGCAGCTTGGTTGCACAAGGCATCAAGAAGAAGGCAATATAGGGAGTACATAATAAGAAATGAAGTCATCTTGAGAGCAGGAGACACCATTAATGAATTTGGGTGGGATAACAAACATGCTGGCATCAATGTTCTCATTTCTAAG GAGGTGTTAATGGGAAAATCGCCTGATCTAAAGTCATTTCAGAACAATGCCGATGCATTTATATGTTCTTTGTTACCCGGAACAGCTCATCTTCAAGTTCAATACTCACCAG GTGGATTGATATTTAAAGCTGGAGGAAGTAACATGCAACATGTAACTTCACTATCTTTTCTGTTGCTGGCCTATTCTAACTACTTAAGCCATGCCAATCATGTGGTGCCATGTAGTGATAAATCAGCTTCCCCCGCTCTTCTCAAAAGTTTGGCAAGGCGTCAA GTGAATTATATTCTTGGAGATAACCCAATGAGGATGTCATACATGGTCGGGTATGGACCTCGTTACCCACAAAGGATTCATCATAGAGGCAGCTCTTTACCTTCGGTTAGAGTCCATCCAGCTCGTATAGGTTGCAAGGCTGGGTCACGTTACTTCTTTAGCCCAGACCCAAACCCAAATGTATTAGTAGGAGCTGTGGTTGGTGGGCCTAACACGACTGATGCGTTTCCTGACTCTAGACCGTTCTTTCAAGAATCCGAGCCTACAACGTATATAAATGCACCGTTGGTTGGACTATTGGCCTACTTTGCTGCCCATCCATAA
- the LOC122597387 gene encoding uncharacterized protein LOC122597387, which produces MDPRKPKNGVGGGQGRIPVNRTPFNPPNQTPNQANMPQPRASIPRQNQNRIPHRIRHQIPQQIPQPQPYYPQPAYSQGYVYGPLPSIIHSYVIEQTAEVEFDPFLHTRNTPLPDDDVAIPETQEQPNMQEQPNTQDDVQEVQAQDVLGKKKKRAEKQPWSQEEEEALTKA; this is translated from the exons ATGGATCCAAGGAAGCCAAAAAATGGTGTGGGTGGTGGACAAGGACGTATTCCAGTGAATCGGACACCATTCAATCCCCCGAATCAAACACCGAATCAAGCCAATATGCCACAACCGAGAGCTTCAATCCCCCGACAAAATCAAAATCGAATCCCACACCGAATTCGACATCAAATCCCACAACAAATTCCCCAACCTCAACCTTACTACCCACAACCGGCGTATTCACAAGGTTACGTTTACGGTCCACTGCCGTCGATTATACATTCATATGTTATTGAGCAAACCGCTGAAGTCGAATTCGACCCGTTTTTGCATACCCGTAACACACCTTTGCCTGATGATGATGTTGCCATCCCTGAAACGCAAGAGCAACCAAACATGCAAGAGCAACCAAACACGCAAG atGATGTCCAAGAAGTACAAGCTCAAGATGTTTTGGGCAAAAAGAAGAAACGAGCGGAAAAACAACCTTGGAGTCAAGAGGAGGAAGAGGCGTTGACTAAAGCTTAG
- the LOC122598199 gene encoding protein PLANT CADMIUM RESISTANCE 2-like yields the protein MYSSTENPPPSYGQPPTAPPPIQYATGVPSQAMNSNGEWSTGLCDCGSDVSNCCITCWCPCITFGQIAEIADKGTTSCAVHGALYTILLLLTGCQCIYSCMYRSKMRQQYMLPEEPCNDCLLHCCCEACAMCQEYRELQHRGFNMSLGWHGNVERQNHGVVMPQFAPVEMKR from the exons ATGTACTCTTCCACGGAGAATCCTCCACCATCATACGGCCAACCACCAACGGCACCACCACCGATTCAGTATGCCACTGGAGTTCCGTCTCAAGCTATGAACTCTAATGGCGAATGGTCCACAGGGCTTTGTGATTGTGGCTCAGATGTTTCCAATT gttgcaTTACGTGTTGGTGCCCATGTATTACTTTTGGGCAAATTGCTGAGATTGCGGACAAGGGAACTACTT cTTGTGCTGTCCACGGGGCCCTTTACACGATACTTCTCCTGCTTACGGGATGTCAATGTATATATTCATGTATGTATCGGTCTAAAATGAGACAACAATACATGTTGCCTGAAGAACCTTGCAACGATTGCCTTCTACATTGTTGTTGTGAAGCATGTGCCATGTGCCAAGAGTATCGTGAGCTTCAGCACCGTGGATTTAACATGTCTCTCG GATGGCATGGAAATGTGGAAAGACAAAATCATGGAGTGGTGATGCCACAATTTGCTCCAGTAGAAATGAAACGTTGA
- the LOC122597388 gene encoding cell number regulator 10-like, translated as MYASNEPRPQYTTGVPVQHMTTPGKRSTGLCDCSKDWSSCCLTCWCPCISFGRIAEVVDMGTTSCGVSGALYSVLCLFTGCECIYSFMYRSKVRKQCMLPEQPCNDCLLHCCCNLCALCQEYRELKYRGIEPAFGWQGNLANQTQGVVMAPIGPGEIRGSTKKKF; from the exons ATGTATGCTTCCAATGAGCCGCGACCACAATACACCACCGGTGTCCCAGTACAACACATGACCACCCCCGGCAAACGGTCTACTGGCCTTTGTGATTGCAGCAAAGATTGGTCTAGTT gttgtttGACGTGTTGGTGCCCGTGCATTTCATTTGGACGAATTGCTGAGGTTGTCGACATGGGTACTACTT CATGTGGAGTAAGCGGTGCGCTCTATTCGGTACTTTGTCTATTTACCGGATGTGAatgtatatattcatttatgtATCGTTCTAAAGTAAGGAAACAATGCATGTTGCCTGAGCAACCATGCAATGATTGCCTTTTACATTGTTGTTGCAATCTTTGCGCTCTTTGCCAAGAGTATCGTGAGCTTAAATACCGTGGAATCGAGCCTGCTTTTG GATGGCAAGGAAATCTAGCGAACCAAACTCAGGGAGTCGTGATGGCACCAATTGGTCCAGGAGAAATCAGAGGCAgtaccaaaaaaaaattctaa